The genomic stretch AAATAGGAATATATTAACATATTAACTAAATAAAACAAAATCAAATAAATTAAAGGATTTTATTCATGCAAAAAATATAATAATCATATAATACTTTTATTATATATTTAAGCTAATTAAAAAAATAATAAAAGAAAAAATAATAAATTTAATAAATAGAATATTTTAGGTGTTTTAGACCCTATTTTTTAAGCATTTTTTGAGTAGTTTAGATTTATTTTTTTTGTAATAATTTACAACATTTAAACCTGTTTTTGCATAAGATATTCTAATAGAAGAAGAAATAACTGAGCTAGATTCAATTTGAAGTTTGTTTTTATTTACTTTCTTTAAACTTGTGGATTTCCATTTAGTATCATCTAAAATATATTTACCCTTTTTGTTTTTAGTATAAACTTTTACATCCATATGTAATCTCTTAGTTTTACCATTATAAAATGTTTCAAAAACAACAACAGATCCATTATTGCATTTAATTTTTCCAGAGTCGATTTTCTCTTCAGACACAACTTTTTTTTCTTTTGTGACTGAAGCTGCTTCAGCTGCAGACACCATTGCAATGCTCATTAATACTGCTAAAATTAATCCTACAATAATTTTTTTATTAAACATATATTTTACACCCCTATCTGTTTTATCAAGAATTATACTAATATAATTCTTGACTAATAATAATATTATTTTGCATCATATTTATATGTATGTATCCATCCATCCACAATATTCTTATAAAATTTAAAATAAAATATTGCCCCAGTTCCTTTTATATTTAATTAACATTTATCCCAATCATTATTATTAGTCATCAATAATAAAATAATTATGAAAAATCCACTCAAAATAATTAAAACTATAACAAACTATTGCAAACTATAATAGTTACTTCTAATATAATAATCATCCAGTCATTGAACTTTACACCACTATTAATAATTTACCTCCACATTACTGATTTATATCATAGTTAAATATGTTTTGTCCCACTAATCCCAATTAAATAATGAATAGGAATTAACATTGTATAATGATATTACATAATGCAACCCATTACTAATATCATCTTGATAAACATGATTTTATTATATTTATAGAAAAACAAAAAATATATTTAATATAATAAATAAACATATTATTACAGCAATTATATTTAATATTTTAAAAATATTAATATAATAAAACATGGAGAACTAAAATAATAAATAAGGTGATCAAATGGTAAAATGGGGACCCGTGATTATTGGGTTTATATTAACAATTATATTAGCAGCATTAAACCTTTCTTGGGCTTATGAAACAATAGGACTTTTAATAATCGGATTCATTGTTGGATATCTAGCAAAAGAAGGTGCATGGGGAGGATTAGTTAATGCTGCTATTGCAGGATCTCTAGGAACTATTATTGCAGCTATACTTTTAGCAATAGTAGGACTATTTGGAGGAGTAGCAGGATTAGCAATATTCGGATTTGCAGGACTACTAGCTGTTATTGTAAGTTTAATATATTATGCAATAATAATGGGAATTACTGGGGCCATAGGAGGATCATTAGCTGGAGATAGAATGAATTAAATATATAACTAAAACAGTTATTATTTTTAATTTTTTATTTCCTCTTTTTGTTTCTTCTTTTTATTTTCTTAATTTTACTTTTACTCTTTTTTGTTTCTTCTTTTTTGTTTCTTTTTTTATTCTCCTTTTTTGTCTCTCTATTTTTATTACTCTCTTATTTAAATTAATATAACATATATTTGTTTATTAAATAGAATTATTTTTACTCATTTTTATCTGAATTTAATATTTTTATTGAGAATAATAATCAATCATACATTTTTATTTTCTTTTAATAAAAAATAATGATTAAAATCAAATAGAAATAATTATAAGAAACAAAATAATATTATAAATATAGAATATAAAAACAAATCAAACACTGATTAAATTCAATGTATGGGTGAGGAAATGGAACTTAAAGATATTTATCAAAATATAAACTGGAGATCTCTGATACTTGGAGCAGCGATCTTTGCATTTATTGTTATTTTAGCTATTGATTATAAATTAGATTTTTTACTAATATTTTCATCTGCAGGTCTTTTATATATAGGTTATGCTTCTCGAAACAGATTACAAGGAATTATTCTT from Methanobrevibacter sp. TMH8 encodes the following:
- a CDS encoding DUF5518 domain-containing protein; the protein is MVKWGPVIIGFILTIILAALNLSWAYETIGLLIIGFIVGYLAKEGAWGGLVNAAIAGSLGTIIAAILLAIVGLFGGVAGLAIFGFAGLLAVIVSLIYYAIIMGITGAIGGSLAGDRMN